The Canis lupus familiaris isolate Mischka breed German Shepherd unplaced genomic scaffold, alternate assembly UU_Cfam_GSD_1.0 chrUn_S192H352, whole genome shotgun sequence genomic sequence GTACTAGATAATTGGTCCTTGGAGACCAAGGATTATGGAATAATCCTAAATGTAGTCATTCACGTTGTGAAAGGTTCTGAAgaaatagccatttaaaaaaatacccttttctccttttgttgttGCCAATATAGGTTCAAGTTTGAGTTTGTGTCCTTGATAATGGTACTCAGATATTTGCtggttcttaatttttatgactGGGATGTATGACTGCGGACTGACAAAAACTGTGCTATCAGCCTTTCATTATCAAAACtagtctcttctttttctgacagATGAAAAAGCATCTATAATGAATGTAGAAGGATCATTCATGAAGGTATTAAAAGCCCGGAAGAAGAGTACCAGTACTGAGCTGACAATTGAGCCAGAGAAGGCATCCTCAGACAAAAATGGCATCGGTCTGTCAGCCTTTATGAATGAGCAGTTAGACTTTAATGATGAAGTGATGTTATCAGTGCGCTGAATTACATATTACCTTATTTCTCAGAGGGAAATGTAGAAGATGTAGAATCAACATTACTACCATTCATTAAAACTCTGTTTTCAAATGTTCAAGATGGAGACAAGCCTGTGGGTTACttgaaaaacaacacaaagagCCCTTCTCTTGAACCTGGACCCAACAATTCAACTTACAAAATAAACTGAGGAAACTCTCTTTCCTGGAAAATTGTTAGATgcagaaattcaagaaaaattgatgaggtaaaaaagaaagaaaaaaaactgccaTGCTTATACCTCCCGGGATTTTAGGTCCCAAATTTAAGAAATTGGAAACTGCCCAAGGACAGGAAAAGACCCTTCCCAAGGCTAAGAATTTACGGAAGAGGTGGTTTAGAAAAAACAGTGTTCTCAAGGGCCCCAAGGACCTACAGAAAAGGCACTACAAGGAAGTGGACGTTCAGAGCACCCAAGGGAACAGAGTGCCCAGTCATTTGTGAAGAACATGGCCAAAGAAAAGAAGGCTCAGTGGACCATCCCCAAGGGAGCTGGAGGAGCTTCACATGGCCCAGAGGCCCAGGAAATTAGTGGGAAACTCCGTCCACACAGAGTCTTCATTCATAAAGGAGCACAAGGCAGCAGCCTCTTCTTTCCCGAAGCAAAACATAATGGGCAAGCCTTCTGCCTCCACTGCCTCCAAAATCCCTACCTAAGGtgaaaaacaaatcagaagactCAACCTACCCCATTGTTGTTTTAGAAGATGCGAATGCTAGAGTTAGGGAAATGGAGGCTTCCAGACCAGTCTCGCATtctggaaaaaagtatattttccataaaattcgCTCACGTATAGTCCAAAGAACACCCAagaccaaaaaagtaaaaagttcagaaagaaaaactcacTCTCGAATAGATTGATGCCTGCACAGAGGCCTCCATTGCCTGCCGTCAGGAGCCTCATCGATTCCCCTTCACAGGAGGCTATTTCATCTTCAGAAAAAACGAATTCAGGAAAATCCTTTCCAGAATTATTTACTCTTTCAGAACCTTCTAAAGAAAACACTACTGTAGAAAACACTACTGCACAGAATGCttctgaagaaattatttctcCAGGAAGCACTACTGTATCAGAACAAACTCCCCCTGAATTCACAAACCGTAGGAATCTTTCCAATACATATTCTACTACCACCAGAGACAACTTTGTGCCGACTGTTAAACAAACCAATGAAACACAATGGGAATACCACAACTTGGTCACTGACTTGCCCCCAAAGCCCACAGGCTTCAGTGTTGCAAAGCTCTCATCCGCAGGTGATCTATTTGAAATTCAGCTAACCAGCAGCTACGGTCCCTCATCCCGAATAATGACGTGAGAAGGCTCATTTCTCATGTTATCCGGACTTTGAAAATGGACTGCTCTGAGACCAATGTGCAACTGGCCTGTGCCAAGCTTATCTCCAGAACAGGCCTCCTGATGAAGCTTCTCAGCGAGCAGCAGGAAGTAAAGGTGTCCAAGGCAGAGTGGGATACAGACCAATGGAAGACTGAGAAACTATATCAATGAGAGCACAGAAGCCCAGAGTGAACAGAAAGAGCAGAAGTTCAAGTGAGGTGAGGATAACTCCTGAAAGATGGGGGTCTGAACTTTTAGTCAGTTTAGGACATGCAATAAAGCACCCATGCACAAGGACCAGGGCCTCCCAGTCTGGGTCTTGTCTTAGCCATTAATGTTGGCTGAGACAGTGATCTGCCACTTTGCTCATTTAGAGAATGGTGCCACTCTTCCCAGGTAGATGAGAAGAGGACTTAACatacaagataaatatattattgaagAAAGGGCTAATGATAAATTATATAACACATTAGATTTGGTATATTTCTTAAGAACCTATACGCCACTCCACTGAAAGAATGAGGTTTTAGAGTAGCTTAAGAATAGTTAGctttcatccttttctttgatttctaaaaaattgttctttgttttttgttttttgtttttttagccaACAAAAGAAGTTCCAGGTTATGGCTATAACAACAAAACTCATCTTGGCAATATCTGTGACTGTAGTAGTAATGATTTTGATTATAGTTTTCTGTCTCATTGAGGTAAGAACAACCATTAATTCAGATTTCCAGAAAATCTTTTGTCTTTATAATAGATTCAGAATTTACAAACTTAAAATCAAAAGCCACTTTCTCACTTACTGATACTTGGTATTTCTCTTCTGTCTGACAGACTGACATGTACTTCATTCTTTATTGCAAAGTATA encodes the following:
- the LOC480493 gene encoding LOW QUALITY PROTEIN: leucine-rich repeat-containing protein 37A3-like isoform X2 (The sequence of the model RefSeq protein was modified relative to this genomic sequence to represent the inferred CDS: inserted 3 bases in 3 codons; deleted 2 bases in 2 codons; substituted 1 base at 1 genomic stop codon); the protein is ILSENYLTELHKDSFEGLLSLQYLDLSCNKIQSIERRTFEPLPFLKFINMSCNVLTEVSFGTFQAWHGMQFLHKLILSHNPLTTVEDSYLFKLPALKYLDMGTTQVSLSTIESILMMTLELEKLILPSRMSCCLCQLKNNIEVVCKTVKLHCDGECLTNATRCDEKASIMNVEGSFMKVLKARKKSTSTELTIEPEKASSDKNGIGLSAFMNEQLDFNDEXDVISALNYILPYFSEGNVEDVESTLLPFIKTLFSNTLPKAKNLRKRWFRKNSVLKGPKDLQKRHYKEVDVQSTQGNRVPSHLXRTWPKKRRLSGPSPRELEELHMAQRPRKLVGNSVHTESSFIKEHKAAASSFPKQNIMGKPSASTPPKSLPKVKNKSEDSTYPIVVLEDANARVREMEASRPVSHSGKKYIFHKIRSRIVQRTPKXQKSKKFRKKNSLSNRLMPAQRPPLPAVRSLIDSPSQEAISSSEKTNSGKSFPELFTLSEPSKENTTVENTTAQNASEEIISPGSTTVSEQTPPEFTNRRNLSNTYSTTTRDNFVPTVKQTNETQWEYHNLVTDLPPKPTGFSVAKLSSAGDLFEIQLXQQLRSLIPNNDVRRLISHVIRTLKMDCSETNVQLACAKLISRTGLLMKLLSEQQEVKVSKAEWDTDQWKTENYINESTEAQSEQKEQKPTKEVPGYGYNNKTHLGNICDCSSNDFDYSFLSH